The Nitrospirota bacterium genome window below encodes:
- the ligA gene encoding NAD-dependent DNA ligase LigA, with the protein MTHADILAKLTDLKDEIRRHDNLYYAKDRPEISDTEYDRLFRELIDLERQHPELVTPDSPTQRVGAPPLESLTKVPHEQPMLSLDSIVEPGEVQAFDQRMKRELETQSIEYSAEPKFDGLSVELVYDHGVFTRGATRGDGTTGEDVTVNLRTIRSLPLQLHAQPGLPGHLVVRGEVYMPLADFQALNRRITERGDDAFANPRNAASGSLRQLDSTITATRPLVVTCYEIMAQSSPVPPTHWDELERMAQWGLPVPTHRRLCASIDEAMDFHRETESIRDQLPYEIDGVVVKVNRRDWQDRLGMKSRSPRWAIAYKFTPRKEITVVQDIAVSVGRTGTLTPVALLKPVEVGGVTISRATLHNADEVARKDIRIGDTVKVERAGDVIPAIAERVPIPGEQRKAPFCMPDHCPVCGSSVAREGAYFYCTGQSVCGAQLKGAIEHFASKHALNIEGLGKKTVAQLVDEGLVRSLADLYRLTKDDLITLDGFADRSATLLLESIAGSKTVSLDRFLMGLGIRQVGQHIAKVLAREFKSLDEIMSADRERLQQIREIGPEISDSLVAYCSEPRNREVIAQLQKSGVQIAPGMARGDRATSPLAGKTFVFTGGLDRFTRDEAQRAVETVGGRVSSSVSKKTSYVVAGRDPGSKLEQAKTLEVTILTEQEFAALIGEEGKELS; encoded by the coding sequence ATGACCCACGCCGATATCCTTGCCAAACTGACTGACCTCAAGGACGAAATCCGTCGCCACGACAATCTGTACTATGCCAAAGACCGGCCGGAGATTTCAGATACGGAATACGATCGCCTCTTCCGCGAGCTGATCGATCTGGAGCGACAGCATCCGGAACTCGTCACGCCCGATTCTCCGACTCAGCGGGTCGGGGCGCCGCCGCTCGAATCACTCACCAAGGTTCCCCACGAACAACCCATGCTCAGCCTGGACTCGATCGTCGAGCCGGGTGAGGTGCAGGCCTTCGATCAACGGATGAAGCGCGAGCTGGAAACCCAGTCAATCGAATACAGCGCGGAACCAAAGTTCGATGGTTTGTCTGTTGAGCTCGTGTACGACCATGGAGTCTTTACCCGTGGCGCGACCAGAGGAGACGGAACCACCGGAGAGGATGTCACGGTCAACCTCCGCACGATTCGTTCGCTGCCATTGCAGTTGCACGCCCAACCAGGACTCCCCGGTCATCTTGTCGTGCGGGGCGAAGTCTATATGCCCCTCGCCGATTTCCAAGCCTTGAATCGGCGGATCACGGAGCGAGGCGACGACGCCTTTGCCAATCCGCGCAATGCCGCCTCCGGTTCACTCAGACAGTTGGACTCCACGATTACGGCAACCCGTCCCTTGGTCGTGACCTGTTACGAAATCATGGCCCAATCCTCACCGGTCCCGCCGACTCATTGGGATGAACTGGAACGCATGGCCCAATGGGGTCTCCCAGTCCCGACGCATCGACGACTCTGTGCTTCGATCGATGAGGCAATGGACTTCCACCGTGAAACGGAATCGATCAGGGATCAGCTGCCCTATGAGATCGATGGCGTGGTCGTGAAGGTCAATCGCCGGGACTGGCAGGACCGCCTGGGCATGAAATCCCGCAGTCCCCGCTGGGCCATCGCCTACAAATTTACGCCGCGCAAGGAAATCACCGTCGTGCAGGATATCGCCGTCTCCGTCGGGAGAACCGGAACCCTCACGCCGGTCGCCCTCTTGAAACCGGTGGAGGTCGGTGGCGTCACCATCAGCCGCGCCACCCTGCACAATGCCGATGAAGTGGCGCGGAAGGACATTCGAATCGGCGACACGGTCAAGGTGGAACGGGCCGGCGATGTGATTCCTGCGATCGCCGAACGGGTTCCCATTCCAGGAGAACAGCGCAAGGCCCCCTTTTGCATGCCGGATCATTGCCCGGTCTGCGGATCGAGCGTCGCTCGCGAGGGCGCCTATTTCTACTGCACAGGCCAATCGGTCTGTGGCGCACAATTGAAGGGGGCGATCGAACATTTTGCGTCCAAACATGCCCTCAACATCGAAGGCTTGGGGAAGAAGACCGTGGCGCAGCTGGTCGACGAGGGGCTGGTGCGATCGCTCGCCGATCTCTATCGCCTGACCAAAGACGACCTCATCACACTCGATGGATTTGCCGACCGATCCGCCACCCTCCTCCTGGAGTCGATAGCTGGCAGCAAAACCGTGTCTCTTGATCGGTTTCTGATGGGACTAGGCATACGACAAGTCGGACAACATATCGCCAAGGTCCTGGCCCGCGAGTTCAAGTCGCTCGATGAAATCATGTCGGCTGACCGGGAACGGCTGCAGCAGATCAGGGAGATCGGTCCTGAAATTTCAGACAGCCTGGTCGCCTATTGCTCAGAGCCGCGCAACCGTGAGGTCATCGCACAACTCCAGAAATCAGGCGTCCAGATTGCTCCTGGTATGGCGAGGGGGGATAGAGCGACATCTCCCCTCGCAGGCAAGACCTTTGTCTTCACCGGGGGGCTGGACCGCTTCACGCGAGACGAGGCGCAACGGGCGGTCGAAACAGTAGGAGGACGCGTCTCCTCCAGCGTGAGTAAGAAAACGTCCTATGTCGTGGCGGGACGGGACCCAGGGTCCAAACTTGAGCAGGCTAAAACCCTGGAGGTGACGATTCTGACGGAGCAGGAGTTTGCAGCCCTGATCGGGGAAGAGGGAAAAGAACTTAGCTGA
- a CDS encoding hemolysin family protein: MDVLILLALIVISAVISTAEIGFFAVNDTKLRALAQTGSARAKLALHLRSDPQKLLSTILVGDRLVGVATPMYATFLTLNIYGGRNFFDEAMAVMVGLLTFVLLVAVDVIPKTLAAKFAVPVTLNMAYPVYGVQLFLKPFLFVIVPLIHKLTGGKGLTLPLVTEEELKIMLDEGGKTGTIEFEKVQMIKNVFQLKDITAEDAMTPRLYVFSLDGNLRLKEAQELLYNSKYSRIPVYDGSLDNITGILYKTRALTELAKGQNEAKLKDIAYPPLFVPSGKTADDLMKQFQQEKRHMAVVVNEFGGVMGIVTLEDLLEEVVGEIMDETDITEELIKRLGKNHILVHGRTEVRKINDFLKVDLGDEAVTIGGLIQQEIGRIPKVGEEVRIANCRILIHEAEPRSIRSVQIYRDEKSPAHFETPNLDLVS, from the coding sequence ATGGATGTGCTAATTCTCTTAGCCCTTATCGTTATTTCAGCCGTGATATCGACGGCCGAGATCGGCTTCTTTGCGGTCAACGACACAAAACTACGGGCGCTCGCCCAAACCGGCAGTGCCAGAGCGAAGTTGGCCCTCCATCTCCGCAGCGATCCGCAAAAGCTTCTGTCGACCATTCTGGTCGGCGATCGTCTGGTCGGCGTGGCGACGCCGATGTATGCCACATTTTTAACGCTGAACATCTATGGGGGCCGCAACTTTTTCGACGAGGCGATGGCCGTCATGGTCGGCCTCTTGACCTTTGTCCTTCTGGTCGCCGTCGATGTGATCCCCAAAACGTTGGCCGCCAAGTTTGCTGTGCCGGTCACGCTGAACATGGCCTACCCGGTCTACGGGGTGCAACTATTCCTCAAGCCCTTCTTGTTTGTGATCGTGCCGTTGATCCACAAATTGACGGGCGGAAAGGGTTTGACGCTGCCCCTCGTGACCGAGGAAGAGCTGAAGATCATGCTGGATGAGGGGGGGAAGACCGGGACGATCGAGTTTGAGAAGGTGCAGATGATCAAGAACGTCTTTCAGCTCAAAGACATCACAGCTGAAGACGCGATGACCCCTCGTCTCTATGTTTTTTCATTGGATGGAAATCTACGCCTGAAAGAGGCCCAAGAACTCCTCTATAACTCGAAATACTCCAGGATTCCGGTGTATGACGGATCGCTCGATAACATCACGGGCATTCTCTATAAGACGAGGGCCCTGACCGAACTCGCCAAGGGGCAGAATGAGGCCAAACTCAAGGACATTGCCTATCCTCCGTTGTTCGTTCCCTCAGGCAAGACGGCGGATGATCTTATGAAGCAGTTTCAGCAGGAAAAGCGGCATATGGCCGTCGTGGTCAACGAATTTGGCGGCGTGATGGGGATCGTGACGCTGGAGGATCTTCTCGAAGAAGTAGTCGGGGAGATCATGGACGAAACAGATATTACAGAAGAACTCATCAAGCGGTTAGGGAAGAACCATATCCTGGTGCATGGTAGAACCGAAGTCCGCAAGATCAACGACTTCCTGAAAGTCGATCTCGGAGATGAAGCGGTGACGATCGGCGGACTGATTCAGCAGGAAATCGGCCGGATCCCCAAGGTGGGAGAAGAAGTGCGGATCGCCAATTGCCGAATTCTCATCCATGAAGCAGAGCCTCGATCTATCCGGAGTGTCCAAATCTATCGAGACGAGAAATCGCCTGCGCACTTCGAAACTCCCAACCTCGACCTCGTCAGCTAA